The following proteins are co-located in the Ketogulonicigenium robustum genome:
- a CDS encoding MmgE/PrpD family protein yields MKTYDVRVHPSSARLPREDQLAWHIASFAANPGPLDADVLEMIACRIVDNAAVALAAINRGPVASARAMALGHPRKGGATLYGLPATQRFDAEWAAWANSTAVRELDYHDTFLAAEYSHPGDAISPLIAVAQQMGVSGADLARGIAVHYEVHVALVKAISLHKYKKDHAGHLAPATTAGIGAMLGLPPEVIYQAVGQAVHLSFSTRQSRKGEISSWKAYVPGFTGKLAVECIDRAMRGEGSPSPIYEGEDSVIAWMLGGKDDVYHVTLPEAGESPRAILETYTKAHSAEYQAQALIDLAIEMGHQIPDWDQVKSIVLETSHHTHHVIGTGAADPQKSDPEASRETLDHSIMYILAVALEDGAWHHVDSYTRERARAADKRGLWHKITTVEHPDWTARYHEQDPDKRQFGGKIIITLRDGTVIEGARGVADAHPNGKAPWGWDAYVGKLQTLAGAELGSEALERFTAAAHALATLAPPEIDLLIPALPAGRVTPASVTGAGIFDHGL; encoded by the coding sequence ATGAAGACTTACGATGTGCGGGTCCACCCTTCCAGCGCCCGTCTGCCGCGGGAAGACCAGTTGGCGTGGCATATCGCCAGCTTCGCCGCGAACCCCGGCCCGTTGGATGCCGACGTGCTAGAGATGATCGCGTGCCGCATCGTCGACAATGCGGCGGTGGCTTTGGCGGCGATCAATCGCGGGCCGGTTGCATCGGCCCGCGCGATGGCGCTAGGGCACCCACGAAAGGGCGGTGCGACGCTGTATGGCCTGCCTGCCACCCAGCGGTTCGACGCGGAATGGGCCGCGTGGGCGAATTCTACTGCCGTGCGCGAGTTGGACTATCACGATACCTTTCTGGCCGCCGAATACTCGCACCCCGGCGACGCAATCTCGCCCCTGATCGCGGTGGCGCAGCAGATGGGCGTGTCGGGGGCCGATCTGGCCCGTGGGATCGCGGTGCACTACGAAGTCCACGTCGCGCTGGTGAAGGCGATCTCGCTGCATAAATACAAGAAAGACCACGCGGGGCATCTGGCCCCCGCGACGACCGCCGGCATCGGCGCGATGCTGGGCCTGCCGCCCGAGGTGATCTATCAAGCGGTGGGGCAGGCGGTGCACCTGTCGTTTTCGACCCGCCAAAGCCGCAAGGGCGAAATTTCCAGCTGGAAGGCCTATGTTCCCGGCTTCACCGGCAAGCTTGCAGTTGAATGCATCGACCGCGCCATGCGGGGCGAGGGGTCGCCATCGCCTATCTACGAGGGCGAGGATTCCGTCATCGCCTGGATGCTGGGCGGCAAGGACGACGTCTATCACGTTACCTTGCCCGAAGCTGGCGAAAGCCCCCGCGCCATTTTGGAAACCTATACCAAGGCGCATTCGGCTGAATATCAGGCGCAGGCACTGATCGATCTGGCGATCGAGATGGGCCACCAGATCCCCGATTGGGATCAGGTGAAAAGCATCGTCTTGGAAACCTCGCACCATACGCATCACGTGATCGGCACGGGCGCGGCAGACCCGCAAAAGTCCGATCCCGAGGCAAGCCGCGAGACGCTGGACCATTCGATCATGTATATCCTTGCCGTCGCACTGGAAGATGGCGCGTGGCACCATGTCGACAGCTACACGCGCGAGCGCGCCCGCGCGGCGGACAAGCGCGGTCTGTGGCACAAGATCACCACGGTCGAGCACCCCGATTGGACCGCCCGCTACCACGAACAAGACCCCGACAAGCGCCAGTTCGGCGGCAAGATCATCATAACCCTACGCGATGGCACGGTGATCGAAGGAGCGCGCGGCGTGGCCGATGCGCACCCCAACGGCAAGGCCCCTTGGGGGTGGGACGCCTATGTCGGCAAGCTGCAAACGCTGGCTGGCGCGGAATTGGGCAGCGAGGCGCTGGAACGTTTCACCGCTGCGGCCCATGCCCTTGCCACGCTTGCCCCGCCCGAGATCGACCTGCTAATTCCCGCCTTGCCCGCCGGTCGCGTCACCCCTGCCAGTGTCACTGGCGCAGGGATATTCGACCACGGGCTGTGA
- the prpB gene encoding methylisocitrate lyase — translation MTYLVATDLPHTPAGQRFRALLDRPEILRLPGAHNGQAALQAKAAGFDALYLSGAAMTASMGLPDLGIITVDEVAFFIRQIARATGLPLLVDGDTGYGEALNVMHMVRVFEEAGAGAVHLEDQLLPKKCGHLNDKKLAGAHDMAAKVAAAARARRDLVIIARTDAAASEGIEGTIARAKLYVAAGADAIFPEALTSVEMFRQVRAALPGVRLLANMTEFGRTPALTAQEFQDLGYDMVIWPVSSLRVANKAQARLYQTIARDGTPAAMIPDMQTRAELYDLIGLNAFEALDTSIALSVAP, via the coding sequence ATGACCTATCTGGTTGCCACGGATCTGCCACACACACCCGCAGGGCAGCGCTTTCGCGCCTTGCTGGATCGTCCCGAAATCTTGCGCCTGCCGGGCGCACATAACGGGCAGGCCGCCCTGCAAGCCAAGGCGGCGGGTTTTGACGCGCTTTATCTGTCGGGTGCGGCCATGACGGCCAGCATGGGGCTGCCCGACCTTGGGATCATCACGGTGGACGAGGTGGCGTTTTTCATCCGCCAGATCGCCCGCGCCACCGGCTTGCCGCTGCTGGTCGACGGCGACACCGGCTATGGCGAGGCGCTGAACGTCATGCATATGGTTCGCGTATTCGAGGAAGCCGGCGCGGGTGCTGTGCATCTGGAAGACCAGCTTTTGCCCAAGAAATGCGGCCACTTGAATGATAAAAAGCTGGCCGGCGCGCATGATATGGCCGCCAAGGTCGCCGCCGCCGCGCGGGCCCGCCGCGATCTGGTTATTATCGCCCGCACCGATGCCGCCGCCAGCGAGGGGATCGAGGGGACGATCGCGCGCGCCAAGCTGTATGTTGCGGCGGGGGCCGATGCCATCTTCCCCGAGGCGCTGACCTCGGTCGAGATGTTCCGTCAGGTACGGGCGGCGTTGCCGGGGGTGAGGCTGCTAGCCAATATGACCGAATTCGGCCGCACCCCCGCGCTGACCGCGCAGGAGTTTCAGGATCTGGGCTATGATATGGTGATCTGGCCGGTGTCCAGCCTGCGCGTTGCGAACAAGGCGCAGGCGCGGCTGTACCAAACCATCGCGCGCGATGGGACGCCCGCCGCAATGATCCCCGACATGCAGACCCGCGCCGAGCTTTACGACCTGATCGGCCTGAACGCTTTCGAGGCGCTCGACACCTCGATCGCGCTCAGCGTTGCGCCTTAG
- a CDS encoding GntR family transcriptional regulator, with the protein MTDQDDSLVDRVYDRLLGQILSGDLAPGAKLSEPKIAAADQISRAPVREAIRRLEERGLVTHRLRQGVRVIVPDEAMRANLMAVRGALEGLAARQAAQNATEDELKTLATMLDAHRDVLERDGPLDYWQSRANTDFHHRVATMSRNTHLIDLINDRFWPLFQLVRRARRDEAGRIRRSYVEHRRIANAIIERDGDVAELLMRRHIEAAFVT; encoded by the coding sequence ATGACAGACCAAGACGACAGCCTTGTTGACCGCGTGTACGACCGCCTGCTGGGGCAAATCCTTTCAGGTGATCTGGCCCCCGGCGCCAAGCTGTCCGAGCCGAAGATCGCAGCTGCCGACCAGATCAGCCGCGCGCCCGTGCGCGAGGCGATCCGGCGGCTGGAGGAGCGGGGCCTTGTCACGCACCGTTTGCGGCAAGGGGTGCGCGTCATCGTGCCGGACGAGGCGATGCGCGCCAACCTGATGGCCGTGCGCGGCGCGCTAGAGGGGTTGGCCGCCCGCCAAGCCGCCCAGAATGCAACCGAGGACGAGCTGAAAACCCTCGCCACTATGCTGGACGCGCACCGCGATGTTTTGGAACGCGACGGGCCACTGGATTACTGGCAGTCGCGCGCGAATACCGACTTTCACCACCGCGTGGCCACCATGTCGCGCAACACCCATCTGATCGACCTGATCAACGACCGCTTTTGGCCGTTGTTCCAGTTGGTCCGCCGCGCCCGCCGCGACGAGGCTGGCCGTATCCGGCGATCGTATGTCGAACACCGCCGCATCGCGAATGCCATCATCGAACGCGATGGCGATGTGGCCGAACTGCTGATGCGCCGCCATATCGAGGCGGCCTTCGTCACCTGA
- the pepT gene encoding peptidase T yields the protein MSFAREVEDRLVRYAAIDSQSDADSTSQPSTAIQLDMMTLLRDELLQMGAQDVQLTDYGVVLATVPATVDGPTIGLLAHVDTAPQFNATGVKPRVVRGYNGGDITYPDNPDLILSPAEYPYLARKVGEDIITASGTTLLGADDKAGVSIIMTAAHHLLTTPGLKHGKIRLAFTPDEEIGKGVDARLPADLAADFAYTFDGGAVGEIEYESFSADGVQIVVKGVSIHPGQAKDKMVNAVHLAAKIVQTLPQATMTPEVTEDREGFIHVTEMTGGSSEMRITLILRDFELDGLEAKGALVRKICDAVAAGEPRASITCTIRPQYRNMRYWLEKDMTPVELARTAARAVGIEPVSVPIRGGTDGSRLTEMGVPTPNLFTGMQNIHGPLEWVSVQDMDRATQFCLALLEGATAR from the coding sequence ATGTCTTTCGCCCGTGAAGTCGAAGACCGCTTGGTACGCTACGCCGCCATCGACAGCCAAAGTGATGCCGACAGCACCAGCCAGCCCAGCACGGCAATCCAGTTGGATATGATGACGCTGCTGCGCGATGAACTGCTGCAGATGGGGGCGCAAGACGTGCAGCTGACCGATTACGGCGTAGTTCTGGCAACGGTGCCCGCCACCGTCGACGGCCCCACCATCGGCCTGCTGGCCCACGTAGATACCGCCCCGCAGTTCAACGCAACGGGTGTGAAGCCGCGCGTTGTGCGCGGCTATAACGGGGGCGACATCACCTACCCCGACAACCCCGACCTGATCCTGTCTCCGGCCGAATACCCGTATCTGGCGCGAAAAGTGGGTGAGGACATCATCACCGCATCCGGCACGACCCTGCTCGGGGCCGACGACAAGGCCGGTGTCAGCATCATCATGACCGCCGCGCACCACCTGCTGACCACGCCCGGGCTGAAGCACGGCAAGATCCGCTTGGCATTCACCCCTGACGAGGAAATCGGCAAAGGCGTGGACGCGCGGCTGCCCGCAGATCTGGCGGCCGATTTCGCCTATACTTTCGACGGCGGCGCGGTGGGCGAAATTGAGTACGAGAGCTTCTCGGCCGACGGGGTGCAGATCGTGGTCAAGGGCGTCTCGATCCATCCGGGTCAGGCCAAGGACAAGATGGTTAACGCCGTGCATCTGGCCGCCAAAATTGTGCAAACCCTGCCCCAAGCAACAATGACCCCTGAAGTGACCGAAGACCGCGAGGGGTTCATCCACGTCACCGAGATGACCGGCGGCTCGTCCGAAATGCGCATTACGCTGATCCTGCGCGACTTTGAACTGGACGGGTTAGAGGCCAAGGGCGCGCTGGTGCGCAAGATCTGTGATGCCGTCGCCGCAGGCGAGCCGCGCGCCAGCATCACCTGCACCATCCGCCCGCAGTACCGCAACATGCGCTACTGGCTGGAAAAGGACATGACGCCTGTCGAACTGGCGCGCACCGCAGCCCGCGCCGTCGGGATCGAGCCTGTATCAGTGCCGATCCGTGGCGGCACAGATGGCTCGCGCCTGACGGAGATGGGCGTGCCCACCCCCAACCTGTTCACCGGCATGCAGAACATCCACGGCCCGCTGGAATGGGTATCAGTGCAAGACATGGACCGCGCCACCCAATTCTGCCTGGCCTTGCTGGAAGGCGCGACCGCCCGCTAA